From a single Sediminispirochaeta bajacaliforniensis DSM 16054 genomic region:
- a CDS encoding MarC family protein, whose protein sequence is MELFNGNDFFNSFLILLALINPISKVFVIATLSKEYPHGEVNRVVFRSSVIAMAILLIFGLTGNFILNKLFHVELYSFKLAGGFVLAVRGYTALNKGLFFELSHGQKLHDASVVPIASPMIAGPATITASVSLQTMYGIGSVLTAIVTVIAVNMIVMLFSEQIGNVLNRYNLMGALIRITGLIVCTMGVQMMVNGVLDIRLLM, encoded by the coding sequence ATGGAACTCTTTAACGGCAACGATTTTTTCAACAGTTTCCTCATATTGCTGGCGCTGATCAATCCGATTAGCAAGGTATTTGTTATTGCCACCCTGTCAAAGGAGTACCCCCACGGAGAGGTCAACAGGGTGGTGTTTAGAAGTTCAGTCATTGCCATGGCGATCCTACTCATTTTTGGTCTGACCGGTAACTTCATTCTCAACAAGCTTTTCCATGTCGAGCTCTACAGCTTCAAACTTGCCGGAGGGTTCGTACTTGCGGTCAGAGGTTACACGGCTTTGAACAAGGGGCTCTTTTTTGAACTGAGCCACGGACAAAAACTGCACGATGCATCGGTGGTTCCCATTGCCAGTCCGATGATTGCCGGTCCCGCCACCATCACCGCTTCGGTTAGCCTCCAGACCATGTACGGAATCGGCAGTGTGCTGACGGCCATCGTGACGGTTATCGCAGTCAACATGATTGTGATGCTGTTCAGCGAGCAAATCGGAAATGTTCTCAATCGTTACAATCTCATGGGAGCCCTGATTCGGATCACAGGCCTGATTGTCTGTACTATGGGAGTGCAGATGATGGTAAACGGAGTACTTGATATCAGGCTGCTTATGTAG
- a CDS encoding SDR family oxidoreductase gives MDLKLRGKTLFIAAASRGLGFATAMAAAKEGAKVVIGSRDEDAIQAAAKKITKESGVTCIGLPLEMREYTSIRRWIGEGTKAAGPVSGLLVNAGGPPPGGFSDFSDEDWQDAFELTLLSSIRLIREAAEHFASGGGGILTVTSSSIKEPIANLILSNVMRSGVASLVKSLSRELAPRKIRVNNIIPGYFDTDRLKKLDENAAEIEDIPVDAVRQKRQTQIPAGRYGEPEEFGAAAAFLLSPAASYVTGHSFTIDGGAMHTVW, from the coding sequence ATGGATCTGAAGCTTAGGGGAAAAACGCTATTTATCGCAGCTGCAAGTCGGGGACTCGGCTTTGCAACGGCCATGGCAGCCGCTAAAGAGGGGGCCAAAGTGGTCATCGGCAGTAGGGACGAGGATGCGATCCAGGCCGCGGCCAAGAAAATCACGAAAGAGAGCGGGGTAACCTGTATCGGGTTGCCGCTGGAAATGCGGGAATACACTTCAATACGCCGCTGGATTGGAGAGGGGACAAAGGCGGCAGGGCCTGTAAGCGGGCTCTTAGTCAACGCCGGGGGGCCGCCTCCCGGAGGGTTTTCAGATTTTTCGGACGAAGATTGGCAGGACGCCTTTGAACTGACGCTTCTCTCATCCATTCGTCTTATTCGGGAGGCTGCGGAGCATTTCGCCTCCGGAGGTGGAGGGATTCTAACGGTCACCAGCTCTTCAATCAAAGAACCAATTGCAAATCTGATCCTGTCGAACGTCATGCGTAGCGGTGTGGCAAGCCTTGTCAAAAGCCTTTCCAGAGAGCTTGCCCCTCGGAAAATTAGAGTAAATAACATAATACCAGGTTATTTCGACACCGATCGCCTTAAAAAACTGGATGAAAATGCCGCAGAGATAGAAGATATTCCCGTAGATGCGGTGAGGCAAAAGCGGCAAACACAGATCCCGGCAGGCCGGTATGGGGAACCGGAAGAGTTTGGTGCGGCGGCGGCCTTTCTCCTCTCCCCCGCCGCATCTTACGTAACAGGACACTCATTCACCATAGACGGAGGCGCCATGCATACAGTATGGTAA